In the Acidaminococcales bacterium genome, TCAACAACCGCGCGGCGGAAAAGTCCATGGCGCGGCTGGCGTCGGGCCTTAAGATCAACAGCGCGGCGGACGACGCGGCGGGCCTTGCGATTTCGGAAAAGATGCGCGGGCAGGTGCGCGGCCTCGACATGGCGAAGAAGAACGCGCAGGACAC is a window encoding:
- a CDS encoding flagellin, producing MASIINHNIPSLTSQRYLGVNNRAAEKSMARLASGLKINSAADDAAGLAISEKMRGQVRGLDMAKKNAQDT